A part of Bubalus bubalis isolate 160015118507 breed Murrah chromosome 6, NDDB_SH_1, whole genome shotgun sequence genomic DNA contains:
- the RXFP4 gene encoding relaxin-3 receptor 2 encodes MPTPNTSAPLPAFWVNASGSSALSAADATIPVGFLALRVSVALAYGLVGAVGLLGNLAVLWVLGNCARRAPCPPSDTFVFNLALADLGLALTLPFWAAESALDFHWPFGGALCKMVLTATVLNIYASIFLITALSVARYWVVAMAAGPGAHLSLFWARVATLAIWVAAALVTVPTAVFGAEGEVSGVRLCLLRFPSRYWLGAYQLQRVVLAFMVPLSIITTSYLLLLAFLRWRRPRWRDSRGVAHSIRILLASFFLCWFPNHVVTLWGVLVKFDLVPWDSTFYTVHTYVFPVTTCLAHTNSCLNPVLYCLLRQEPRRALANTFRDLQARLWPQGRGWVEQVALKEMGRRWTESTPQEGGLCTMLTNLDKGNPG; translated from the coding sequence ATGCCCACGCCCAACACCTCTGCCCCCCTGCCCGCTTTCTGGGTCAACGCTTCTGGAAGCAGCGCGCTGAGTGCTGCTGATGCCACGATACCTGTTGGATTCCTAGCCCTGAGGGTCTCGGTTGCCCTGGCCTATGGGCTTGTGGGGGCTGTCGGCTTGCTGGGAAATTTGGCCGTGCTGTGGGTGCTGGGTAACTGTGCTCGGCGAGCCCCTTGCCCACCTTCTGACACTTTCGTCTTCAACCTGGCTCTGGCAGACCTGGGGCTGGCACTCACCCTCCCTTTCTGGGCAGCCGAGTCGGCACTGGACTTCCACTGGCCCTTCGGAGGTGCCCTCTGCAAGATGGTCCTAACGGCCACTGTCCTCAACATCTACGCCAGCATCTTCCTCATCACAGCGTTGAGTGTCGCCCGGTACTGGGTGGTGGCCATGGCTGCAGGGCCAGGCGCCCACCTCTCGCTCTTCTGGGCCCGCGTGGCCACCCTGGCCATATGGGTGGCAGCTGCTTTGGTGACGGTGCCCACAGCTGTCTTTGGGGCCGAGGGCGAGGTGAGTGGCGTGCGCCTGTGCCTGCTGCGTTTCCCCAGCAGGTATTGGCTGGGGGCCTACCAGCTGCAGAGGGTGGTCCTGGCCTTTATGGTGCCACTGAGCATCATCACCACcagctacctgctgctgctggcctTCCTGAGATGGCGGCGCCCACGATGGCGGGACAGCAGGGGTGTGGCCCACTCCATCCGCATCCTTCTGGCCTCCTTCTTCCTCTGCTGGTTCCCCAACCATGTGGTCACGCTCTGGGGTGTCCTGGTGAAGTTTGACCTGGTGCCCTGGGACAGCACTTTCTACACCGTCCACACCTATGTCTTTCCCGTCACCACCTGCCTGGCGCACACCAACAGCTGCCTCAACCCCGTGCTGTACTGCCTTCTCAGGCAGGAGCCCCGGCGGGCCCTGGCAAACACCTTCAGGGACCTGCAAGCAAGGCTGTGGCCCCAGGGTCGGGGCTGGGTGGAACAGGTGGCCCTAAAGGAAATGGGCAGGCGGTGGACGGAGAGTACCCCTCAGGAGGGTGGCCTTTGTACCATGCTCACCAACCTGGACAAAGGGAACCCTGGGTGA